The proteins below come from a single Betaproteobacteria bacterium genomic window:
- a CDS encoding PAS domain-containing protein — MSSVTFPVQDFAVERRHYGDAFWRSLFYFNVYRLSAALVLLAVAVTLGDEAPFGSNSRHAYLYTDVGYIVFSLLAFAVILPRRPYFTIQLTVQICADILFLTVLMHASGGIGSGLGLLLLVSLAAVGLISRGRLTLFFAALATIAVLAEQTYQIVFLTGSTAQYAQAGLLSIGFFATGWLAHSLAKRAVAIEAIVAQREIDLANLAQVNQLVIQDMQDGVLVVDERGVIRQINSRAEAILGPLRRSHREVLLQDYAPTLAARLGQWRRDPSSGFDPLRTVQTHKPTAARFVQAGISRNVGVVIFLEDLTRVQQQAQQLKLASLGRLTANIAHEIRNPLSAINHATELLLEESALRSPSHARMLQIIHDNAQRLDRMVQDVLKLNRRDRAVREHFDLGDYLETFVAEFCEIEKVPADTIRVETEIEATISFDRSHLNQIMWNLCRNALRYCQKQPGSIAVTVQSGPRQGTVELNVIDDGMGVAESLRAHLFEPFFTTASSGTGLGLYIAREICEANTATLEYVERPVGAQFSLVCKGVSA, encoded by the coding sequence ATGAGCAGCGTTACTTTTCCAGTCCAGGATTTTGCCGTCGAGCGCCGGCACTACGGCGACGCATTCTGGCGCTCGCTGTTCTATTTCAATGTCTACCGTCTTTCGGCGGCGCTGGTGCTGCTGGCGGTCGCCGTGACGCTGGGCGACGAAGCTCCATTCGGCTCAAACAGCCGCCACGCCTATCTTTATACCGACGTCGGCTATATCGTCTTCAGCCTGCTGGCGTTTGCCGTTATCTTGCCGCGCCGGCCGTACTTCACGATCCAGCTCACCGTGCAGATCTGCGCGGATATCCTCTTCCTCACTGTACTGATGCACGCCAGCGGCGGCATCGGCAGCGGACTGGGTCTGCTGTTGCTGGTTTCGCTGGCCGCGGTAGGGCTGATTAGCCGAGGCAGACTGACGCTGTTCTTTGCCGCGCTGGCCACGATTGCCGTTCTGGCGGAGCAGACCTATCAAATAGTGTTTTTGACGGGATCCACGGCGCAATATGCGCAAGCCGGATTGCTGAGCATCGGGTTTTTTGCCACTGGCTGGCTGGCGCATTCGCTCGCCAAACGCGCGGTTGCGATCGAGGCGATCGTGGCGCAGCGCGAAATCGATCTCGCCAACCTGGCGCAGGTGAATCAACTGGTGATCCAGGACATGCAGGATGGCGTGCTGGTGGTGGACGAACGCGGTGTGATTCGCCAGATCAACAGCCGGGCGGAAGCTATCCTTGGCCCGCTGCGCCGTTCGCACCGCGAAGTTCTCCTGCAGGACTACGCGCCCACGCTGGCTGCGCGCCTTGGGCAATGGCGACGCGATCCCAGTTCCGGGTTCGATCCGCTACGCACCGTGCAGACGCACAAACCTACGGCGGCCCGCTTTGTCCAGGCCGGCATCAGCCGCAACGTTGGGGTTGTCATCTTTCTGGAAGATCTGACGCGCGTGCAGCAGCAGGCGCAACAGCTTAAACTCGCGTCGCTGGGCCGGCTCACCGCCAACATCGCTCACGAGATCCGCAATCCCTTGTCCGCCATCAACCACGCGACCGAGTTGCTGCTCGAGGAGTCCGCGCTGCGCAGCCCATCCCATGCGCGCATGCTGCAGATCATCCACGACAACGCCCAGCGCCTCGATCGCATGGTCCAGGATGTGCTTAAACTGAACCGGCGCGATCGCGCGGTGCGCGAGCACTTCGATCTGGGCGATTACCTCGAGACATTCGTGGCGGAGTTCTGCGAAATCGAAAAGGTGCCTGCGGATACCATTCGCGTGGAAACCGAGATCGAGGCTACCATCTCGTTCGACCGCAGCCACCTGAATCAGATCATGTGGAACCTGTGCCGCAATGCATTGCGCTACTGCCAGAAACAGCCTGGCAGCATCGCCGTGACCGTGCAATCGGGCCCGCGGCAGGGTACGGTAGAATTGAACGTCATTGACGACGGCATGGGCGTTGCCGAGTCGCTGCGCGCGCACCTGTTCGAGCCGTTTTTTACCACCGCGTCCAGCGGCACCGGACTTGGTCTGTACATCGCGCGCGAAATCTGCGAGGCGAATACGGCGACGCTCGAATACGTGGAGCGACCGGTCGGCGCGCAGTTCAGTCTGGTCTGCAAAGGAGTGTCAGCGTGA
- the ispB gene encoding octaprenyl diphosphate synthase: MTPEIIKDLIADDMKQVDVVIRDRLKSDVVLIRQVADYIIGGGGKRLRPALVILSAGACGYAGRHHHELAAVVEFIHTATLLHDDVVDDSHMRRGRATANSMFGNAAAVLVGDFLYSRAFQMMVDVKNMQIMEVLADATNTIAEGEVMQLLHVHNADVNEQDYLRVIRSKTAKLFEASGRLGAILAGVPPAREKALADYGMHLGTAFQLVDDILDYSGDLAQTGKNLGDDLAEGKTTLPIIYAMRHGSAEQGGIIRNALIDGGLSDFDPVMKTMQETGALDYTRTQAEDSAREAREAIAVLPDSKYRDSLLELATFAVTRNY, translated from the coding sequence GTGACCCCTGAAATCATCAAAGACCTGATTGCCGACGACATGAAACAGGTCGATGTCGTCATTCGTGATCGACTGAAGTCCGACGTGGTGCTGATCCGGCAGGTGGCCGATTACATCATAGGCGGCGGTGGCAAACGGCTGCGGCCCGCACTGGTAATCCTGTCGGCGGGAGCATGCGGCTACGCCGGACGACATCATCACGAGCTGGCTGCGGTGGTCGAGTTCATCCACACCGCCACGCTGTTGCACGACGACGTCGTGGACGATTCGCACATGCGGCGTGGCCGCGCGACGGCAAATTCGATGTTTGGCAATGCGGCAGCCGTTCTGGTCGGAGACTTTCTCTATTCCCGAGCATTCCAGATGATGGTCGACGTGAAGAATATGCAGATCATGGAAGTATTGGCCGATGCAACCAATACCATCGCCGAAGGCGAGGTTATGCAGCTTCTGCACGTCCATAATGCCGACGTGAACGAGCAGGACTACCTGCGCGTGATCCGTTCGAAAACCGCAAAGCTGTTCGAGGCTTCAGGGCGACTCGGTGCCATTCTCGCCGGTGTGCCGCCGGCCCGGGAAAAGGCTTTGGCGGATTACGGCATGCACCTCGGAACGGCATTCCAGCTGGTCGATGACATCCTCGATTACTCCGGAGATCTGGCCCAGACGGGGAAGAATCTCGGTGATGATCTTGCCGAAGGGAAGACCACTCTTCCTATCATTTATGCCATGCGCCATGGCAGCGCGGAGCAGGGGGGGATTATTCGCAATGCACTCATCGATGGCGGTTTGAGCGATTTCGACCCCGTAATGAAAACAATGCAGGAGACCGGGGCCCTTGACTACACGCGCACCCAGGCCGAGGATTCGGCGCGCGAGGCACGCGAGGCAATCGCGGTGCTGCCTGATTCAAAATACAGGGATAGTTTGCTAGAATTAGCGACCTTTGCGGTGACCCGCAATTACTGA
- the rpmA gene encoding 50S ribosomal protein L27, with the protein MAHKKAGGSSRNGRDSQSKRLGVKRYGGQVISAGSIIVRQRGTQVHPGENVGIGKDHTLFAKITGTVAFAIKGPSRKKTVSIVPA; encoded by the coding sequence ATGGCACACAAAAAAGCAGGAGGCAGTTCCCGTAACGGCCGCGACTCACAGTCCAAGCGCCTCGGCGTGAAGCGTTATGGCGGACAGGTGATTTCCGCAGGCAGCATCATCGTGCGCCAGCGCGGCACCCAGGTTCATCCCGGCGAGAACGTCGGCATCGGCAAGGACCACACATTGTTCGCCAAGATCACAGGCACGGTGGCTTTCGCGATCAAGGGCCCGTCCAGGAAAAAGACCGTCAGCATCGTGCCGGCGTAA
- the rplU gene encoding 50S ribosomal protein L21, with the protein MYAVIKTGGKQYRVAPGEKIKVEQLPADVGSQITLDVLMIADGDKVSIGAPLVVGASVQATVVSHGRHDKVHIFKMRRRKHYQRHGGHRQNYTEIQIGTISA; encoded by the coding sequence ATGTATGCGGTCATAAAAACCGGCGGCAAGCAGTACCGGGTTGCCCCGGGCGAAAAAATCAAGGTAGAACAGTTACCTGCAGACGTGGGCAGCCAGATTACCTTGGATGTCCTGATGATTGCCGACGGCGACAAGGTCTCGATCGGGGCACCGCTGGTAGTTGGCGCGTCCGTTCAGGCGACGGTCGTGTCTCATGGCCGCCACGACAAGGTGCATATTTTCAAGATGCGGCGGCGCAAGCATTATCAGCGTCACGGCGGGCACCGGCAGAATTACACTGAGATCCAGATCGGCACGATCTCGGCATAA
- a CDS encoding glutamate 5-kinase, which produces MKSIAAEARRLVVKVGSSLVTNEGQGLDHVALARWAEQIVELKRRKKDIVLVSSGAVAEGMQRLGWKRRPNALHELQAAAAVGQMGLVEAYESCFRKHDLHTAQVLLTHEDLADRKRYLNARSTLRTLIDLGVVPVINENDTVATDEIRFGDNDTLAALVTNLIEADALVILTDQPGLYTKDPRRHPDAELVSEAKAGDPALEKMAGGVGSHVGSGGMLTKVLAAKRAARSGAATIIASGREPDVLVRLASGEAIGTQLIAETMTLAARKQWMADHLQVRGKLKLDDGAARALKTEGKSLLPIGVFEATGEFERGEVVSCMDSKGHEIARGLVNYNSAETRKILKSPSHEIEARLGYVDEPELIHRDNLVLL; this is translated from the coding sequence ATGAAATCCATCGCGGCAGAAGCCAGGCGCCTGGTCGTCAAGGTCGGCAGCAGCCTCGTAACAAACGAGGGCCAGGGACTCGATCATGTTGCCCTCGCACGCTGGGCGGAACAGATCGTCGAACTCAAGCGCCGCAAGAAGGACATCGTGCTGGTTTCGAGCGGCGCAGTCGCGGAAGGCATGCAGCGCCTCGGCTGGAAGCGCCGCCCGAACGCGCTTCACGAGTTGCAGGCCGCCGCCGCTGTCGGCCAGATGGGTCTGGTCGAAGCCTACGAATCCTGCTTTCGCAAGCACGACTTGCATACCGCCCAGGTACTGCTGACACATGAAGATCTGGCGGATCGCAAGCGCTATCTGAATGCGCGTTCGACGCTGCGGACGTTGATTGACCTCGGCGTAGTCCCGGTGATCAACGAAAACGATACCGTTGCCACCGACGAAATCCGCTTCGGCGACAACGACACGCTGGCAGCGCTGGTCACCAATCTGATCGAGGCGGACGCCCTGGTCATCCTGACCGATCAGCCCGGACTTTATACCAAGGATCCGCGTCGCCATCCCGATGCGGAACTGGTCAGTGAAGCCAAGGCCGGCGATCCCGCGCTGGAGAAAATGGCGGGAGGCGTCGGCAGCCACGTCGGCAGCGGCGGCATGCTGACGAAAGTTCTTGCAGCGAAACGTGCTGCGCGCAGCGGGGCGGCCACTATCATCGCGTCGGGACGCGAACCAGATGTGCTGGTGAGGCTGGCCTCAGGCGAAGCGATAGGCACGCAACTGATCGCGGAAACAATGACACTGGCGGCACGCAAACAATGGATGGCGGATCACCTGCAGGTGCGCGGCAAGCTCAAACTGGACGATGGCGCCGCCCGGGCGCTCAAGACCGAGGGAAAAAGCCTCCTGCCGATCGGCGTATTCGAAGCGACGGGTGAATTCGAACGCGGCGAGGTTGTGAGCTGCATGGATTCGAAAGGCCACGAAATCGCGCGTGGACTGGTGAACTACAATTCGGCCGAGACGCGCAAGATTCTCAAATCGCCGAGCCATGAAATCGAGGCGCGGCTCGGCTATGTTGACGAGCCGGAATTGATCCACCGGGACAATCTGGTTTTGCTCTGA
- a CDS encoding sigma-54-dependent Fis family transcriptional regulator, with protein sequence MLIVDDEEDILELIELTLLRMGLDVERATTVKGAIEKVQAGDYDLCLTDMRLPDGEGLELVQFISDNLSDLPVAVITAHGNTENAVAALKAGAFDYLAKPVSLEQLRTLVKSALSLPQPAAAKSSSEQSMLGESAAIQQVRELIEKLARSEAPVHITGESGSGKELAARLIHQKGARRSQPFVPVNCGAIPENLMESEFFGYRKGAFTGADSDRDGFFQAAHSGTLFLDEVADLPLPMQVKLLRAIQEKKVRKVGATQEDPVDVRIISATHQKLGECVEAGKFRHDLYYRLNVIELRMPALREMREDIPQFVGALLDKLARNAGSKKPVVAPEALEELKRYDFPGNVRELENVLERAMALCSDGKVTAEDLQLTPEDMHEQAAAIRGDSKAPLQDYLDRVEKEAILEALEKTRYNRTAAAKLLGITFRSMRYRMERLGLN encoded by the coding sequence GTGCTTATCGTCGACGACGAAGAGGACATCCTCGAACTCATCGAGCTTACCCTGCTGCGCATGGGACTGGATGTCGAGCGCGCCACGACCGTCAAGGGCGCGATCGAGAAGGTGCAGGCGGGCGACTACGACCTGTGCCTGACCGACATGCGTTTGCCGGACGGTGAAGGACTCGAGCTGGTGCAGTTCATCTCCGACAATCTGTCCGATCTCCCCGTTGCGGTGATCACCGCGCACGGCAATACCGAAAATGCCGTTGCGGCGCTGAAGGCCGGCGCTTTCGACTATCTGGCCAAGCCGGTTTCGCTCGAGCAACTGCGTACCCTGGTCAAATCCGCGCTTTCGTTGCCGCAACCTGCGGCCGCCAAGTCCTCGAGCGAGCAATCGATGCTTGGGGAATCGGCCGCGATTCAGCAGGTACGCGAGCTGATCGAAAAGTTGGCGCGCAGCGAAGCACCGGTACACATCACCGGCGAGTCCGGCAGCGGCAAGGAACTCGCCGCCCGGCTTATCCACCAGAAGGGCGCGCGCCGCAGCCAGCCTTTCGTTCCGGTCAACTGCGGAGCGATCCCTGAAAACCTGATGGAATCCGAGTTCTTCGGCTATCGCAAAGGCGCCTTTACCGGCGCGGACAGTGATCGGGACGGTTTCTTCCAGGCGGCCCACAGCGGCACGCTGTTCCTCGACGAAGTGGCCGACCTGCCGCTGCCGATGCAGGTGAAGCTGCTGCGAGCGATTCAGGAGAAGAAGGTGCGCAAGGTGGGCGCGACCCAGGAAGATCCGGTCGACGTGCGCATCATCAGCGCGACCCACCAGAAGCTGGGCGAATGTGTCGAGGCCGGCAAATTCCGTCATGACCTCTATTACCGGCTGAACGTGATTGAATTGCGCATGCCGGCTCTGCGGGAGATGCGCGAGGATATCCCGCAGTTTGTCGGCGCTTTGTTGGACAAACTGGCGCGAAACGCCGGCTCCAAAAAGCCCGTGGTTGCCCCCGAGGCGCTTGAGGAACTCAAGCGATACGACTTTCCGGGCAACGTTCGCGAACTGGAAAACGTGCTTGAACGGGCGATGGCCTTGTGCAGCGACGGCAAGGTCACGGCCGAAGATCTGCAGCTCACGCCCGAGGACATGCACGAGCAGGCCGCTGCGATCCGCGGGGACAGCAAGGCGCCACTGCAGGACTATCTCGATCGCGTCGAGAAGGAAGCCATTCTGGAAGCGCTCGAGAAAACGCGTTACAACCGCACTGCGGCCGCGAAGCTGCTCGGCATCACGTTTCGCTCGATGCGCTACCGGATGGAGCGGCTGGGGCTGAATTGA
- the obgE gene encoding GTPase ObgE, whose amino-acid sequence MKFVDESTIEVHAGKGGDGIASFRREKFIPRGGPDGGDGGRGGSILAVADRNINTLVEYRYARIHRSRNGEKGHGSDCYGKAADDITLRFPVGTVVSDIESGEVLADLSVDGQTAMLAKGGQGGLGNIHFKSSTNRSPRQCTPGTPGESRRLKLELKVLADVGLLGMPNAGKSTYIRSVSAARPKVADYPFTTLHPNLGVVRVDENRSFVIADIPGLIEGAAEGAGLGHQFLRHLQRTRLLLHLVDIAPFDENAEPANDARAIVEELRKYDEALFRKSRWLVLNKVDLIAPEERDQRIQAFLSAYSSLVSEPEKTFIISALTGEGGRELTFAIMEHLERNARIETAETAENTG is encoded by the coding sequence ATGAAATTCGTCGACGAATCCACTATCGAAGTGCACGCCGGAAAAGGCGGGGACGGAATCGCGAGTTTCAGACGCGAGAAATTCATACCACGCGGCGGCCCGGACGGCGGTGACGGTGGCCGCGGCGGCAGCATTCTTGCCGTAGCCGATCGCAATATCAATACGCTGGTCGAGTATCGCTATGCCCGCATTCATCGCTCGCGCAACGGCGAAAAAGGTCACGGGTCCGATTGCTACGGCAAAGCAGCAGACGACATCACTTTGCGTTTTCCCGTCGGCACCGTGGTAAGCGATATCGAGTCCGGCGAAGTGCTGGCGGACCTCTCCGTCGACGGCCAGACCGCAATGCTGGCCAAAGGCGGGCAAGGCGGCCTGGGAAACATCCATTTCAAGTCGAGCACCAACCGCTCGCCGCGCCAATGCACGCCGGGTACGCCTGGCGAGAGCCGCCGTTTGAAGCTCGAACTCAAGGTTCTGGCCGACGTCGGCCTCCTCGGCATGCCGAACGCCGGTAAATCCACCTACATACGCTCCGTGTCCGCGGCACGGCCGAAAGTCGCGGACTATCCCTTCACTACGCTGCACCCGAATCTCGGTGTAGTGCGCGTGGACGAAAACCGCAGTTTCGTGATCGCGGACATTCCCGGTCTGATCGAAGGTGCGGCGGAGGGTGCCGGCCTTGGCCATCAATTCCTGCGTCACCTGCAGCGAACCCGATTGTTGCTTCATCTTGTGGACATCGCACCGTTCGACGAGAACGCAGAACCTGCAAATGACGCACGCGCCATTGTCGAAGAGTTGCGCAAGTACGACGAGGCGTTGTTTCGCAAGTCACGCTGGCTGGTGTTGAACAAGGTCGACCTGATCGCGCCGGAGGAGCGTGACCAGAGGATCCAGGCTTTCCTGTCGGCGTACTCCAGCCTCGTTTCCGAACCCGAGAAAACCTTTATCATTTCGGCGCTCACCGGGGAAGGGGGGCGCGAGCTCACTTTCGCGATCATGGAACACCTGGAACGCAACGCCAGAATCGAAACTGCCGAGACCGCGGAAAACACCGGATGA
- the ampD gene encoding 1,6-anhydro-N-acetylmuramyl-L-alanine amidase AmpD, which translates to MKEPMAWRLDAAGLLAGATYIASPNFDDRPDGAVIELLVVHNISLPPGQFGGPGIIDLFTNRLDPNVHPYYRQIADAKVSSHFLIRRDGELIQFVPCSLRAWHAGKSEWRGRGRCNDFSIGVELEGADDRAFADSQYAILAKLASELLGEYPIRDCVGHSDIAIPPGRKTDPGPHFNWARFRAMLEER; encoded by the coding sequence ATGAAGGAGCCAATGGCTTGGCGTTTGGATGCTGCCGGATTGCTCGCCGGCGCCACTTACATTGCCTCCCCGAATTTCGATGATCGGCCGGACGGCGCAGTCATCGAGTTGCTCGTCGTCCACAACATCAGTCTGCCGCCCGGCCAGTTCGGCGGCCCCGGCATCATCGACCTGTTTACCAACCGCCTCGACCCAAACGTCCATCCCTACTACCGACAGATTGCGGACGCGAAGGTCTCCAGCCACTTCCTCATCCGGCGCGACGGCGAACTGATCCAGTTCGTGCCCTGCAGTCTGCGCGCCTGGCACGCCGGAAAATCGGAATGGCGAGGGCGCGGGCGCTGCAACGATTTCTCGATCGGCGTCGAACTCGAAGGCGCCGATGATCGGGCCTTTGCTGATTCCCAGTACGCGATCCTGGCAAAGCTGGCCTCCGAGCTCCTGGGCGAGTATCCGATCCGGGATTGCGTCGGCCACTCCGACATCGCCATTCCACCCGGACGCAAGACTGACCCGGGACCGCATTTCAACTGGGCGCGCTTTCGAGCCATGCTCGAAGAGCGGTGA
- a CDS encoding ribonucleoside-diphosphate reductase subunit alpha, with translation MQLGSNLTTPVPAGNYSTEDSVASQEKQRYAQYKVIRRNGAVVSFEPGKISVAVTKAFLAINGGQGAASARVREMVEGLTEAVINALMRRQPNGGTFHIEDIQDQVELSLMRSGEHEVARAYVLYREDRARERARNREAHAAASSIPSINVVEGGQTRPLEMERLTALIKDSCEGLGRSVDAGVILQMTLKDLYDGVPMDEVRKCTILAARSLIEKDPAYSYVTARLLLNSVRFEVLGEEVTQAGMHSRYSDYFPQFIKRGIDAGLLDERLSRFDLRSLGAALDANRDFKFGYLGLQTLYDRYFLHMSDRRIELPQAFFMRVAMGLAINEVERESRAIEFYNVLSSFDFMSSTPTLFNSGTQRSQLSSCYLTTVSDDLEGIYDAIKENALLSKFAGGLGNDWTPVRALGSHIKGTNGKSQGVVPFLKVVNDTAVAVNQGGKRKGAVCSYLETWHLDIEEFLELRKNTGDDRRRTHDMNTANWIPDLFMKRVMEAGEWTLFSPADAPDLHDRVGRDFEAAYVEYERKTRTGELKLFKRLPALTIWRKMLTMLFETGHPWITFKDPCNIRSPQQHVGMVHSSNLCTEITLNTSDSEIAVCNLGSVNLVAHIKDGRLDQDKLKNTVSTAMRMLDNVIDINYYAVNKARNANFKHRPVGLGIMGFQDCLHEMRVAYGSKDAMEFADRSMEAVAYFAYWASTELAEERGRYSTYDGSLWSKGILPQDSLKLLAEERDGYVEVEDSSALSWEPLRARIRQFGMRNSNCLAIAPTATIANIVGVSASIEPTYQNLYVKSNLSGEFTVTNEYLVRDLKKLNMWDEVMIADLKYFDGSLARIDRIPQDIRSLYATAFEVDPAWVVEAGSRRQKWIDQAQSLNIYMAGASGKKLDDTYKLAWKSGLKTTYYLRTLGATSTEKSTARGGQLNAVPTDGGATGPGTAEAPAEEAKFCSIDNPECEACQ, from the coding sequence ATGCAACTAGGCAGCAATCTGACCACACCCGTTCCGGCCGGTAACTACTCCACGGAAGACAGCGTCGCCAGCCAGGAAAAGCAGCGGTATGCGCAGTACAAGGTCATCCGGCGCAATGGCGCCGTGGTCTCCTTCGAGCCAGGCAAGATATCGGTGGCGGTGACCAAGGCGTTTCTCGCCATCAATGGCGGCCAGGGTGCCGCGTCGGCGCGTGTACGCGAGATGGTCGAAGGTCTTACCGAAGCCGTTATCAACGCTCTCATGCGCCGCCAGCCCAACGGCGGCACCTTCCACATTGAGGACATCCAGGACCAGGTCGAACTTTCGCTGATGCGTTCCGGCGAGCACGAGGTGGCGCGGGCTTACGTGCTGTACCGCGAAGACCGGGCGCGCGAGCGCGCCAGGAATCGCGAGGCGCACGCTGCGGCAAGCTCCATCCCAAGTATCAACGTCGTCGAAGGCGGGCAGACCCGCCCGCTCGAAATGGAGCGGCTGACTGCGCTGATCAAGGATTCCTGCGAAGGTCTGGGCCGTTCGGTCGATGCGGGCGTGATCCTGCAGATGACGCTGAAGGATCTCTACGACGGCGTGCCCATGGACGAAGTGCGCAAGTGCACCATCCTGGCCGCCCGCTCCCTGATCGAGAAGGATCCGGCGTACAGCTACGTCACTGCGCGCCTGCTGCTTAATAGCGTGCGTTTCGAGGTTCTGGGCGAGGAGGTTACCCAGGCCGGCATGCATTCCCGCTATTCCGACTATTTTCCGCAATTCATCAAACGCGGCATCGATGCCGGTTTGCTCGACGAGCGCCTGAGCCGTTTCGACCTGCGGTCGCTGGGTGCGGCACTGGATGCCAACCGCGATTTCAAGTTCGGTTACCTGGGCCTGCAGACGCTCTATGACCGTTACTTCCTGCACATGAGCGATCGGCGTATCGAGTTGCCGCAGGCCTTTTTCATGCGCGTGGCGATGGGCCTCGCCATCAACGAAGTCGAACGCGAGTCCCGTGCCATTGAGTTCTACAACGTGCTTTCGAGTTTCGATTTCATGTCCTCGACGCCGACGCTGTTCAATTCCGGCACCCAGCGCTCGCAGCTGTCGAGCTGCTACCTGACCACGGTGTCTGACGACCTGGAAGGCATCTACGACGCCATCAAGGAAAACGCCCTGTTGTCCAAGTTCGCCGGTGGGCTCGGCAATGACTGGACGCCGGTGCGTGCGCTCGGCTCCCATATCAAGGGGACCAACGGCAAGTCGCAGGGTGTCGTTCCCTTCCTTAAGGTCGTGAACGACACCGCGGTAGCGGTCAACCAGGGTGGCAAGCGCAAGGGCGCGGTCTGCTCCTACCTGGAAACCTGGCACCTGGACATCGAGGAATTCCTCGAGCTGCGCAAGAACACCGGCGACGACCGTCGCCGCACCCACGACATGAACACCGCCAACTGGATTCCGGACCTGTTCATGAAGCGGGTCATGGAGGCCGGGGAGTGGACGTTGTTCTCGCCCGCCGATGCGCCGGACCTGCACGACAGGGTCGGCAGGGATTTCGAAGCTGCCTATGTCGAATACGAACGCAAGACCAGGACAGGCGAGCTCAAGCTGTTCAAGCGCCTACCGGCCCTGACCATCTGGCGCAAGATGCTGACGATGCTGTTCGAGACCGGGCATCCCTGGATCACCTTCAAGGATCCCTGCAACATCCGCAGCCCGCAGCAGCACGTCGGCATGGTGCACAGCTCCAACCTCTGCACCGAGATCACGCTCAATACCTCGGACAGCGAAATCGCGGTCTGCAACCTGGGTTCGGTCAACCTGGTGGCCCACATCAAGGACGGCAGGCTCGATCAGGACAAGCTGAAGAATACGGTGTCGACCGCCATGCGCATGCTCGACAACGTGATCGACATCAACTATTACGCCGTCAACAAGGCACGCAACGCCAATTTCAAGCACCGTCCGGTGGGTCTCGGCATTATGGGATTCCAGGATTGCCTGCACGAAATGCGCGTGGCTTACGGCTCCAAGGACGCCATGGAATTCGCCGATCGTTCGATGGAGGCGGTGGCCTACTTTGCCTACTGGGCCTCGACCGAGTTGGCTGAGGAACGCGGCCGTTACTCGACTTATGACGGGTCGCTCTGGTCCAAGGGCATCCTGCCGCAGGATTCGCTCAAGCTTTTGGCCGAGGAGCGCGATGGCTACGTCGAAGTCGAAGATTCGTCGGCGCTGAGCTGGGAGCCGCTGCGTGCCCGCATCCGCCAGTTCGGCATGCGCAATTCCAACTGCCTGGCGATCGCACCGACCGCGACCATTGCCAATATCGTCGGCGTCTCGGCTTCGATCGAGCCGACTTACCAGAACTTGTACGTGAAATCCAACCTGTCTGGCGAGTTCACGGTGACCAACGAATACCTGGTCCGTGACCTCAAAAAGCTCAACATGTGGGATGAAGTCATGATTGCTGACCTCAAGTATTTCGACGGCAGCCTGGCCAGGATCGACCGCATTCCGCAGGACATCCGCAGCCTCTATGCCACGGCTTTCGAGGTCGACCCGGCCTGGGTGGTGGAGGCGGGTTCGCGGCGGCAGAAATGGATCGACCAGGCCCAGTCGCTCAACATATATATGGCGGGCGCTTCCGGCAAAAAGCTGGATGACACCTACAAGCTGGCCTGGAAGAGCGGCCTCAAGACCACTTATTACTTGCGTACCCTCGGTGCGACGTCGACGGAAAAGTCGACCGCGCGCGGCGGCCAGTTGAACGCCGTGCCGACCGATGGTGGTGCAACGGGTCCGGGCACGGCCGAAGCGCCGGCCGAGGAAGCCAAGTTTTGCTCAATTGACAATCCAGAATGCGAGGCCTGCCAGTAA